The following DNA comes from Gammaproteobacteria bacterium.
GCGCACACCCGGCCACCGCTCGCGGACCCGCTCCTTCCACTGCGCCAGCTCTTTAGCCGGCGCGCCTTCGTCCGCGGCCAGGCGAAGGTAGCGTCCGCGGGCATGCGTGTAATACTTCCGCACGTAATCCATCACCATGCGCTGCGCGTTGAAGCGCGGAATGATGGACTTCATCGAAGCCTTGGACATCCGCACCCAGCCCATGGAATAACCGTGATGATCACGGTCGTAATAAAGCGGCGCGACCTGATTCTCCAGAATATCCAGCAGTTCGGCGCCTTCCTCGCGGTTGCGCTGGGATGCGTCGAGTTGCGGATCGTGCGGCATAATGGCCCAGCCATTCTCGCCGTTGTAGCCCTCGGCCCACCACCCGTCCAGCACGCTTAAATTTATGACGCCGTTGATGGCCGCTTTTTGGCCCGAAGTACCGCTCGCCTCCAGCGGATACTCCGGCGTATTGATCCACACATCGACACCCGCGACCAGGCGCCGCGCGAGCGCCGTATCGTAACCCTCCAGCAGCATGATTTTGCCCAGGAACTCAGGGCGTCGCGCATACTCGTGAATGTGTTTTATCAATTGCTGGCCGGGTTTGTCGTTGGGATGCGCCTTGCCGGCGAACACCAGCAGCACCGGCCGCGCCGGGTTGTTGAGCAACCGCGCCAGGCGCTCGGGATCGGAGAACAGCAGTACCGCGCGCTTGTAAGTGGCAAAGCGCCGCGCGAAGCCTAGAATCAGGATATCCGACCGCTCGGCGATAAAGCGCGTGAGCTGCTTGATCTGCGCGTCGTTGTAACCGTTGCGACGGCTCTGATGCACCACGCGCGCGTGAATCTCTCTGAGCAGCATGCTCTTGAGCTCCTGACGCAGACTCCAGAAGCGGTGGTCCGGGATGCCTTCGATGCAGTTCCAGTAATCGTCGTTAAGCAACTGGCCGCGCCAGTCGGAAAAGCGCATGTCGAACAGGTTCACCCACTCGCGCGCCAGGAAAGTCGTCAGGTGTACACCGTTGGTCACGTAACCGATGGGATTTTCCACCGGCGAGATCTGCGGCCACGCGTAGCTTTCCATCTGCGAGGCGACGCCACCGTGGATGCGGCTGACGCCGTTGTTGAAGCGCGAACCGCGCAGCGCCAGCGCCGTCATGTTAAAACCGCGTTGATGCGCGTCGGTGTTACCGAGCTGCACGAACACATTATTATCGATTTTCAGGTGCTTGACGTAATCTTTGAAGTAATGCATGAGCAGGTCGTAATCGAATATATCGTGACCCGCGGCGACCGGTGTGTGGGTAGTGAATACGGTGCCGGACGCGATCAGTTCCATCGCGGCATCGAAGCTCATGCCGGCCTCGACCCGCTCGCGGCAGCGCTCCAGAATCTGAAACGCGGCGTGGCCCTCGTTGATGTGCCACACGGTGGGTTTGAGCCTCAATGCGCGCAGCGCGCGCACGCCGCCGATGCCGAGCAGAATCTCCTGCTGTATGCGCATGTTGCTGTCGCCGCCGTAGAGCCGGTAAAGAATCGCGCGATCGTCCTGGCTGTTGCCGGGCAGGTCGCTGTCGAGCAGATATAACCGGATATGTCCGGCCTTGGCCTGCCAGACCTTGAGTTCGACTTTGCGACCCGGCATGTCGACCCACACTGTGACCTGCGCGCCGCTAGGATCGCACGCCGGCGAGACCGGCATGTCGTCGAAGTCGATCAACGCGTAGTTGGCGACCTGATTGCCGTGGGCATCGATGGTCTGGGTGAAATAGCCCTGGCGATATAGCAGGCCGAGCGCTATGAACGGCACGCCCAGATCGCTCGCCGCCTTGCAGTAATCGCCGGCCAGAATCCCTAAGCCCCCCGAATAAATGGGGAAGCTTTCGTGAAAGCCGAACTCCGCGCAGAAATAGGCGATCAGGTCTTTTTCCGGGTCCAGCAGGTTTTCAAGTCCCGGCCGCGGACCCGTCTTGTGGTAAGAGTTATAGGCCGCCAGCACGCGGTTATAATCCTCTCTGAAACCCCGGTCCTGATCGGCCAGCAACAACTTCGCCTGCGCAATGCGGCGCAGGAAGACCTTGGGGCTATGCCCGCACGCCAGCCACAAATCCGGGTCCAGCCGCGAAAAAAGCCGCCGCACATGACGGTCCCAGCTGTACAGCAAATCATTGGCCAGCTCGTTCAGTCCCTTCAGGCTCTTAGGAATTACCGGTTGAACCTCGAGCGAAAATCTGGTTCCAGTCATGTCATCCCCTCATCTGTGATTGTTATTGGCTGCCGCGGCTCGCGGCTCGCGTTCTCTTTAATTGTGCGAATAGTTATGCGCTTGTTCTTATGCCACATGCCGGTCGGGCGCATGTGTCCCGCGTTCCAGACCAGTGTTGAACCGCGAATTTATACCATTGGTGGAACTTCGGCCACATACAACGCCTCGGCCTGTTCGATTTGAAACGATTCCACCTGCTGCGCGACGCCTTTTAGGTCTTCGAATCGCGCCACATGGAACAGCGCCTCCCCTTCGTGCACCAGCGGAATGTTGGTGCGTCCGATGACGATGCCGCCAGATGGCGCACGCACCTCGATTTCCGCTTCTCCGAATGGGTCCGCGATGTAGCCCATCACGTCGTGCCGCTTGATATGCGCGCCCAGGGGCACAATCGCGCGCAGGATACCGCTTGTTGGCGCGCGTACCCAGGCGCTGGTGCGCGCAACGAAAGGCTCGGTGGTTTGGGTGCGAAGCTTGCCGGCCAGCATGCCGAGTTCGCGCATGACGTTTAGAATACCGCGCACGCCGGCGCTGATGGAGAGTTCGTCGAAGCGAAGCGCCTCGCCGGCCTCGTAAAGCAGCATGGTTACGCCGTGTTCCGCGGCCGCTTCGCGCAGCGATCCGTCACGCACGTCGGCGTTGATGATCACCGGCACGCCAAAAGAGTGGGCCAGACGCGCGGTGATCTCGTCCTCCATGTCGGCGCGTATCTGCGGCAGGTTGATACGGTGGATCGCGCCGGTGTGCAGGTCGATGCCGTGCGTACATTTTTCGACAATCTCGTTCATGAACAGATGCGCGAGACGCGCGGTCAGCGAACCGCCTCCCTGGCCGGGGAACGCGCGGTTGAGATCACGCCGATCTGGCAGATAGCGTGTATGTTGAATGACGCCATAGACGTTCACGATAGGAATCGCGAGCAGGGTGCCGCGTAGCCGGCGGAGGCTGGCGTGACGCAGCAGCCGCCGGATGATCTCCACACCGTTCAGTTCGTCGCCGTGGATCGCGGCGCACACGAACAACCGTGGTCCATCCGTGCGCCCGCGCACGATGTGCACCGGCAGGGTCAGCGGGGTGTGCGTATACAGTTGCGCCAGCGGCAGTTCCAGGGTTACCCGGCTGCCCGGCACCACGTTGCGGCGCTGGATAACTAAAGGCTCAGACATCATCACCCTTAACTTGACATGAGGCGGACGCAACCCGTCGCTCTTTGCTCATCATTGGCAGCACTCGCAATGCCAAGCATTCCAATGCATGTCGATGTAGCCGTCCGTGGCTAGATATGGCGCATTTCTAAACACCGGCCCGGACTTCCTTG
Coding sequences within:
- the glgP gene encoding alpha-glucan family phosphorylase yields the protein MTGTRFSLEVQPVIPKSLKGLNELANDLLYSWDRHVRRLFSRLDPDLWLACGHSPKVFLRRIAQAKLLLADQDRGFREDYNRVLAAYNSYHKTGPRPGLENLLDPEKDLIAYFCAEFGFHESFPIYSGGLGILAGDYCKAASDLGVPFIALGLLYRQGYFTQTIDAHGNQVANYALIDFDDMPVSPACDPSGAQVTVWVDMPGRKVELKVWQAKAGHIRLYLLDSDLPGNSQDDRAILYRLYGGDSNMRIQQEILLGIGGVRALRALRLKPTVWHINEGHAAFQILERCRERVEAGMSFDAAMELIASGTVFTTHTPVAAGHDIFDYDLLMHYFKDYVKHLKIDNNVFVQLGNTDAHQRGFNMTALALRGSRFNNGVSRIHGGVASQMESYAWPQISPVENPIGYVTNGVHLTTFLAREWVNLFDMRFSDWRGQLLNDDYWNCIEGIPDHRFWSLRQELKSMLLREIHARVVHQSRRNGYNDAQIKQLTRFIAERSDILILGFARRFATYKRAVLLFSDPERLARLLNNPARPVLLVFAGKAHPNDKPGQQLIKHIHEYARRPEFLGKIMLLEGYDTALARRLVAGVDVWINTPEYPLEASGTSGQKAAINGVINLSVLDGWWAEGYNGENGWAIMPHDPQLDASQRNREEGAELLDILENQVAPLYYDRDHHGYSMGWVRMSKASMKSIIPRFNAQRMVMDYVRKYYTHARGRYLRLAADEGAPAKELAQWKERVRERWPGVRMQRVDAAANRITHGQTLPISVSVHLNGLEPRDIAVECLVGTIREHDEFSVHERLSLHFEDQQDKNGHLFSMELHPSLSGLQHYQVRAFPAHTLLCHPFEMGLMVWL
- a CDS encoding succinylglutamate desuccinylase/aspartoacylase family protein, which produces MSEPLVIQRRNVVPGSRVTLELPLAQLYTHTPLTLPVHIVRGRTDGPRLFVCAAIHGDELNGVEIIRRLLRHASLRRLRGTLLAIPIVNVYGVIQHTRYLPDRRDLNRAFPGQGGGSLTARLAHLFMNEIVEKCTHGIDLHTGAIHRINLPQIRADMEDEITARLAHSFGVPVIINADVRDGSLREAAAEHGVTMLLYEAGEALRFDELSISAGVRGILNVMRELGMLAGKLRTQTTEPFVARTSAWVRAPTSGILRAIVPLGAHIKRHDVMGYIADPFGEAEIEVRAPSGGIVIGRTNIPLVHEGEALFHVARFEDLKGVAQQVESFQIEQAEALYVAEVPPMV